GCGGACGGAGTGCAGGGGGGCGAGGGGGGCGCGGGGCGAGGGGCGGGGGGGACGGAGGGAGGACGGAGGACGGAACGTGTGGAGAAAGAGAACGAGAAAGATGGGGGGAGGGGATGGGGCTTGGCGAAGGCGACGCGAGGCTGTTTACCAGCGGGGTGAACCTTCGAATTTCGCGGATGCTGGTGGCGGCGGTGCTGATGTTGACGGCGGTGGGGCCATTGCGGGCGGGGAGGGCGGAGGAGCTGATCCGGATTCACGTTGAGGCGCTGGGCGGGCGGGAGCGGATTGCGGCGCTGACGGCGATTCGCGCGACCGGGACGGTCGTCGTGGGCGACAAGCGCACGCGCTTCACGATGCTTGCCGCGCGTCCGAACCGCGTGCGGATCGAGACGGAGAACGCCGGGCGGACGCTGATCCAGGTGAGTGACGGCGTGAATGCGCCCTGGGAGTTCGACACTGGCGATTGGCCGCCGCGCTACCGGGACATGGCGAAGGGAACGGCGGCGACGTTCGCCGCGGACGCGGAGTTCGACGATCCGCTGATCGCGGGGGCGGAGCGGGGCTTCACCTTTGACTACGCCGGCGAAGTGAAGGCCGAGAACAGGACTCTCCTGCGGATCCTGGTCACGCGGCGGCTGACGGAGACGTTCTCGCTGCTACTCGATCCCGACACCTTCTTCATCGTGAGCCGGCTCGAGGAGCGGACGACGCCCTCGGGTGGCAAGACGACCGTGGTGACGCATTTTGCGGACTATCGTCCGGTGAACGGCGTGCTGATGCCGCACCTGATCGCGCTCGTGATCGATGGGAAGCCGCGGCAACAGACGATGGTCGAGTCCATTCAGCCCAATCCGGAGCTGCCGGCGGACGCGTTTGCTCGGCCGGTCGGAATCAAGCTGCCGAAGCGCTGAGGTCGACCGGGTGGAGCTGGGTGGGGAAAACAAAAGGGCCGGGACGAAAGGCCCGGCCCGTGAACGAAGATCGATCTCGTGCAGGAGAACGGCCCTGACGGTCAATCCTGCTGCTGGGCGCCGGGCATGCCTGGCATCTTGCCCTGCATCATCCCCTTCATCATGCCGCCCATGTCGAATTTCTGGTAGTCGGCGGGCGGGACGAACATCGAATCGGCGACGGATTCCTTGCTGACGGCGGTGGCCTCGAGTTTGAAGGCTTCGCCGCCCTTGCGGTCCTTGGTGACGACGCGAAGCGGGAACGCGTTCTTGCCCTGGAAAACCTTTTCCCAGGCCTGCTGCTGACCGTTACCGCGACCGCCCCCGGGGGCGCCGGAGCCCGTGCCGAGGAAGAGTCCGAGCTGATCGGATATCCAGACTTCGGAGACGGAGCCCTTGGACGTCGCGATGTACTTGGTGGTGTCGTACCCGCAGATCTTCTCGTGGATGTTGGTTTTCTCGACGGTGGTGTCGCCCGTGTTGGCGATCTCATTGGACGCGGTGCCCTGGGGGATGGGCTGCACCATGTACATCTTCTGCTGCGGCATGAGGATGACGGCCTCGTGCTTGGCGGGATTGATGATCATGGCGGTGTTCATCTGCTCCATCTGCACCTCGACGCGGGCTTGGCCGCCCTTGAGGTAGTAGGTCATGGGCAGCTTCATTTCCCGGCCATTGGTCATGGTCATGGCGATCTTGCCTTCGAATCCGGCCGCGACGGCGGCGATGGGAGCCAGCAGGAGCAACGCAGCGATGAGGGGACGCAGGTTTTTCATAGGGGTGAGGGCCTATTGATCGCACGTCACGGGCGGGGAGTAAACGGGGTTTTTGTCTACCGATTATGAAACTGCCTTCGCTGCAGGCACTTCACGCGACGATGGCGCGGTCCCGCGGTTCACGGTCGTCCCGACAGCCTGGCGCCGGCGAGCGGCTAGAGCGGGCGCGTGGTGCGGCCGGACGGGAAGGCGGAAGGCGGGGACGGGCCGAACCAGCGCTGGCTTGCCAGCGGTGACGGGGCGGGGTGGATTGGCCGCATGGCACTCTTCGGTTCGGTCAAAACGGTTCGCGCGCAAACTTCGCAGACGCCTGCGTTTGCGACGGCGTGGACCTATGTGGAAGAACTGCTGCGGCCGGGTTCGGTCGCGCACAATCGGTTGTCCCGCCTGGCGCCGGGCAGTTCGGAGAAGCACGAACTCGCGCACGGGGTGATCGCGATCGAGCAGGCCTATGAGACGAAGCCGCGGCCCGAGGGCTTTTTCGAGGCACACCGCAAGTTCATCGACATCCAAGTGCTGCTGGCGGGCGACGAGCTAATGGAGGTCGTCGACGTGGCGTTTGCCAAGGAGCGCGAGGCTTACCAGGA
The DNA window shown above is from Opitutus sp. ER46 and carries:
- a CDS encoding DUF4412 domain-containing protein, encoding MKNLRPLIAALLLLAPIAAVAAGFEGKIAMTMTNGREMKLPMTYYLKGGQARVEVQMEQMNTAMIINPAKHEAVILMPQQKMYMVQPIPQGTASNEIANTGDTTVEKTNIHEKICGYDTTKYIATSKGSVSEVWISDQLGLFLGTGSGAPGGGRGNGQQQAWEKVFQGKNAFPLRVVTKDRKGGEAFKLEATAVSKESVADSMFVPPADYQKFDMGGMMKGMMQGKMPGMPGAQQQD
- a CDS encoding YhcH/YjgK/YiaL family protein gives rise to the protein MALFGSVKTVRAQTSQTPAFATAWTYVEELLRPGSVAHNRLSRLAPGSSEKHELAHGVIAIEQAYETKPRPEGFFEAHRKFIDIQVLLAGDELMEVVDVAFAKEREAYQEARDLIVYEDVPTASRLRLRGGEAAVFFPPDVHMPSLRSGTAPVVVRKSVLKVPVAG